Proteins encoded by one window of Deinococcus radiodurans R1 = ATCC 13939 = DSM 20539:
- the rplF gene encoding 50S ribosomal protein L6 produces the protein MSRIGKQPIAVPSGVTVNAQDGVFKVKGPKGELTVPYNTELTVRQDGDQLLVERPSDAQKHRALHGLTRTLVANAVKGVSDGYTINLELRGVGFRAKLTGKALEMNIGYSHPVIIEPPAGVTFAVPEPTRIDVSGIDKQLVGQVAANVRKVRKPDAYHGKGVRFVGEQIALKAGKAGATGGKGKK, from the coding sequence ATGTCCCGTATCGGTAAACAGCCCATCGCCGTGCCCAGCGGCGTGACCGTGAACGCCCAGGACGGCGTGTTCAAGGTCAAGGGCCCCAAAGGTGAACTGACCGTTCCCTACAACACGGAACTGACCGTTCGCCAGGACGGCGACCAGCTGCTCGTCGAGCGTCCCAGCGACGCTCAGAAGCACCGCGCCCTGCACGGCCTGACCCGCACCCTGGTCGCCAACGCCGTCAAGGGTGTGAGCGACGGCTACACCATCAACCTCGAACTGCGCGGCGTGGGTTTCCGTGCCAAGCTCACGGGCAAGGCGCTGGAAATGAACATCGGTTACAGCCACCCCGTGATCATCGAGCCGCCCGCCGGCGTGACTTTCGCCGTGCCCGAGCCCACCCGGATCGACGTGAGCGGCATCGACAAGCAGCTCGTCGGTCAGGTTGCGGCCAATGTCCGCAAGGTGCGTAAGCCCGATGCCTACCACGGCAAGGGTGTGCGCTTCGTTGGTGAACAGATTGCCCTCAAGGCCGGTAAAGCCGGTGCCACGGGCGGGAAAGGGAAGAAATAA
- the rplO gene encoding 50S ribosomal protein L15, protein MKLHDLKPTPGSRKDRKRVGRGPGGTDKTAGRGHKGQKSRSGAGKGAFFEGGRSRLIARLPKRGFNNVGTTYEVVKLSQLQDLEDTTFDRDTLEAYRLVRRKNRPVKLLASGEISRAVTVHVDAASAAAIKAVEAAGGRVVLPEVQTQQDDAQKAE, encoded by the coding sequence ATGAAGCTCCACGACCTCAAGCCGACCCCCGGCAGCCGGAAGGACCGCAAGCGCGTGGGCCGTGGCCCCGGCGGCACCGACAAGACCGCCGGCCGTGGTCACAAGGGCCAGAAGTCGCGCAGCGGCGCTGGCAAGGGTGCCTTCTTTGAGGGTGGCCGCAGCCGCCTGATCGCCCGCCTGCCCAAGCGCGGTTTCAACAATGTGGGCACCACCTACGAAGTCGTGAAGCTCTCGCAGCTCCAAGACCTCGAAGACACCACGTTCGACCGCGACACGCTGGAAGCCTACCGCCTGGTGCGCCGCAAGAACCGCCCGGTCAAGCTGCTCGCCAGCGGTGAGATCAGCCGCGCCGTGACTGTTCATGTGGACGCTGCCAGCGCCGCCGCCATCAAGGCTGTCGAAGCCGCCGGTGGCCGGGTCGTCCTGCCCGAAGTCCAGACCCAGCAAGACGACGCTCAGAAGGCGGAGTAA
- a CDS encoding adenylate kinase: protein MTQSKNKVVIFLGPPGAGKGTQAARLAQEHQLVQLSTGDILRDHVARGTALGQQAGPLMEAGQLVPDELLIALIRDRLADMEPVRVIFDGFPRTQAQAEALDLLLEELGAPVSAVPLLEVPDQVLIDRIVDRGRQAVAEGRAPRADDNEETARKRQQVYREQTQPLIDYYARRGHLYTVDGLGTPDEVYERILSGMH, encoded by the coding sequence ATGACACAGTCCAAGAACAAGGTCGTGATTTTTCTCGGCCCTCCCGGCGCCGGCAAAGGCACCCAGGCGGCGCGGCTGGCGCAGGAACATCAGCTCGTGCAGCTGAGCACTGGCGACATTTTGCGTGACCACGTGGCGCGTGGCACCGCCCTCGGCCAGCAGGCGGGGCCACTGATGGAAGCCGGGCAACTCGTGCCCGACGAGCTGCTGATCGCCCTGATTCGTGACCGGCTGGCCGACATGGAGCCGGTGCGCGTCATTTTCGACGGCTTTCCACGCACCCAGGCCCAGGCCGAAGCGCTCGACCTGCTGCTCGAAGAACTCGGGGCGCCGGTCAGCGCCGTCCCGCTGCTCGAAGTGCCGGATCAAGTGCTCATTGACCGCATCGTGGATCGCGGACGGCAGGCGGTGGCCGAGGGCCGCGCTCCCCGCGCCGACGACAACGAGGAAACGGCCCGCAAGCGCCAGCAGGTCTACCGCGAGCAGACCCAGCCGCTCATCGACTACTATGCCCGGCGCGGCCACCTCTACACGGTGGACGGCCTCGGCACGCCTGACGAGGTGTACGAGCGGATTCTGAGCGGAATGCACTGA
- the sufC gene encoding Fe-S cluster assembly ATPase SufC: protein MSEHQLEIRNLHATVGDKEILRGINLVVPRGELHAIMGPNGNGKSTLAKVIVGDPEYTVTQGEVLVDGQNILEMEPDERARLGVFLAFQYPVEIPGVTIANFLRLAMQARKGEGEEVSFTEFYGKLQSALKTLEWDESIVERYLNEGMSGGEKKRNEILQMLMLEPNYIIMDETDSGLDVDALKIVAKGVNSMRGENLGGLIITHYQRLLDYITPDKVHIIVNGRVVQSGGPELAKKLDTEGYDWVKELATA, encoded by the coding sequence ATGAGCGAACACCAACTCGAAATCCGCAACCTGCACGCCACCGTCGGCGACAAGGAAATTCTCAGGGGCATCAACCTGGTCGTGCCGCGCGGTGAACTTCACGCCATCATGGGGCCGAACGGCAACGGCAAGAGCACCCTCGCCAAAGTCATCGTGGGCGACCCCGAATACACCGTGACGCAGGGTGAGGTGCTGGTGGACGGCCAGAACATCCTGGAGATGGAACCCGACGAGCGCGCCCGCCTGGGTGTGTTTCTGGCGTTTCAGTACCCGGTCGAGATTCCCGGCGTCACTATCGCCAACTTCCTGCGCCTCGCCATGCAGGCCCGCAAGGGCGAAGGCGAAGAGGTCAGCTTTACCGAGTTCTACGGCAAGCTGCAAAGCGCCCTCAAAACCCTGGAATGGGACGAGAGCATCGTCGAGCGTTACCTCAACGAGGGCATGTCGGGCGGCGAGAAGAAGCGCAACGAGATTTTGCAGATGCTGATGCTGGAACCCAACTACATCATCATGGACGAGACCGACTCCGGCCTCGACGTGGACGCCCTGAAAATCGTCGCCAAGGGCGTGAACTCCATGCGCGGCGAGAACCTCGGTGGCCTGATCATCACCCACTACCAGCGCCTGCTGGACTACATCACCCCCGACAAGGTGCACATCATCGTGAACGGTCGCGTGGTGCAGAGCGGCGGCCCCGAACTCGCCAAGAAGCTCGACACCGAGGGCTACGACTGGGTGAAGGAACTGGCGACCGCCTGA
- the rpsH gene encoding 30S ribosomal protein S8: protein MLSDPIADMLTRIRNATRTHKETVDIPASKFKEELAKLLVREGYVQGVERTRPEGQKFDVLRVTLKYGEKREQVIKHIERVSRPGRRAYVSAENLPRVQRGLGVAVVSTSRGLLPDREARQQGVGGEVVCVLW, encoded by the coding sequence ATGTTGAGTGATCCCATCGCAGATATGCTGACGCGCATTCGCAACGCGACGCGCACGCATAAGGAAACCGTGGACATCCCGGCTTCCAAGTTCAAAGAAGAGCTCGCCAAGCTGCTCGTGCGTGAAGGCTACGTGCAGGGCGTCGAGCGCACCCGCCCCGAAGGGCAGAAGTTCGACGTGCTGCGCGTGACGCTCAAGTACGGCGAAAAGCGCGAGCAGGTCATCAAGCACATCGAGCGCGTCAGCCGTCCCGGTCGCCGCGCCTACGTGAGCGCCGAAAACCTGCCCCGCGTTCAGCGTGGCCTGGGTGTGGCCGTCGTGTCCACCAGCCGGGGCCTGTTGCCCGACCGCGAAGCCCGTCAGCAGGGCGTCGGCGGCGAAGTCGTCTGCGTCCTCTGGTAA
- the secY gene encoding preprotein translocase subunit SecY, with protein sequence MLRAFRDAFRIPDLQRKIVFTLLLLAVYRLGGAIPTPGVNSAALSQANSGGLFGLISMISGGNLSQFSIFALGVLPYITASIVIQLLTTTIPSLEKLSKEGEEGRKKINQYTRYAAIALGAVQALFFSLYITSNPSFIAVGWDPGLFTVLVMVLTQVAGIAFTMWIGERITEVGIGNGISLIITAGIIAVYPREIAATAQLLRSEQTTLLSILAFIAVILVTIAGIVYIYQAERRVPVTYARARGGAAGQARGAGQATWLPIKVNQAGVIPVIFASAMLIIPNLIASATATRAPEVNAWINSNLTFGQPLYLALESLLIFGFTYLYNSVQFDPKRIAEQLREAGGFIPGVRPGGPTADFLGRISGRLSLWGAIFLVILTILPQLVQKATGITTFQFSGTGLLIIVGVALETLKQLEAQLTVRRYDGFISKGRLRGRLNN encoded by the coding sequence ATGCTCCGCGCCTTCCGCGACGCTTTCCGGATTCCGGATCTTCAGCGGAAGATCGTCTTCACCCTGCTGCTGCTCGCCGTCTATCGCCTGGGGGGTGCCATTCCCACCCCAGGTGTCAACAGCGCCGCCCTGAGTCAAGCGAACTCGGGCGGCCTGTTTGGGTTGATCAGCATGATCTCGGGGGGCAATCTTTCGCAGTTCTCGATCTTTGCGCTCGGGGTACTGCCTTACATCACGGCGAGTATCGTGATTCAGCTGCTGACCACCACCATTCCCTCGCTGGAAAAACTGTCGAAGGAAGGGGAAGAAGGCCGCAAGAAGATCAACCAGTACACCCGCTACGCGGCGATTGCCCTCGGCGCGGTGCAGGCGTTGTTCTTCTCGCTCTACATCACCAGCAACCCGTCGTTCATCGCGGTGGGCTGGGACCCCGGCCTCTTCACCGTGCTGGTGATGGTGCTGACCCAGGTGGCCGGCATCGCCTTTACCATGTGGATCGGCGAGCGAATCACCGAAGTCGGCATCGGCAACGGCATCAGCCTGATCATCACGGCGGGCATCATCGCGGTGTACCCGCGTGAAATCGCTGCCACCGCGCAGTTGCTCCGCAGTGAGCAGACCACCCTGCTGAGCATCCTGGCCTTTATCGCGGTGATTCTGGTGACCATTGCCGGGATCGTCTACATCTACCAAGCCGAACGCCGCGTGCCGGTCACCTACGCCCGTGCTCGTGGCGGCGCGGCGGGGCAGGCGCGGGGTGCGGGGCAGGCCACCTGGCTGCCGATCAAGGTCAACCAGGCGGGCGTGATTCCGGTCATCTTCGCCAGCGCCATGTTGATCATTCCCAACCTGATCGCCAGCGCGACGGCGACGCGTGCGCCGGAAGTCAACGCCTGGATCAACTCCAACCTCACCTTCGGGCAGCCGCTGTACCTAGCGCTGGAATCATTGCTGATTTTCGGGTTCACCTACCTGTACAACAGCGTGCAGTTCGATCCTAAGCGCATTGCCGAGCAGCTGCGCGAGGCGGGCGGGTTTATTCCCGGTGTGCGCCCCGGTGGCCCGACAGCGGACTTCCTGGGCCGCATCAGCGGACGCCTGAGCCTGTGGGGGGCCATCTTCCTGGTGATCCTGACCATCCTGCCGCAGCTCGTGCAAAAGGCGACCGGCATCACCACCTTCCAATTCAGCGGCACCGGCCTGCTGATCATTGTCGGGGTGGCGCTGGAAACCCTCAAGCAACTCGAAGCCCAGCTCACGGTGCGCCGTTACGACGGCTTCATCAGCAAGGGCCGCCTGCGCGGACGCCTCAACAACTGA
- the rplR gene encoding 50S ribosomal protein L18 translates to MATATTIRRKLRTRRKVRTTTAASGRLRLSVYRSSKHIYAQIIDDSRGQTLAAASSAALKSGNKTDTAAAVGKALAAAAAEKGIKQVVFDRGSYKYHGRVKALADAAREGGLDF, encoded by the coding sequence ATGGCCACCGCTACGACCATCCGTCGCAAGCTGCGGACCCGTCGCAAGGTGCGCACGACCACTGCTGCCAGTGGCCGCCTGCGCCTGAGCGTCTACCGTTCCAGCAAGCACATCTACGCCCAGATCATCGACGACAGCCGGGGCCAGACCCTCGCTGCCGCCAGCAGCGCCGCGCTCAAGTCGGGCAACAAGACCGACACCGCCGCCGCTGTGGGCAAGGCTCTCGCCGCCGCTGCTGCCGAAAAGGGCATCAAGCAGGTTGTTTTTGACCGTGGCTCGTACAAGTACCACGGACGCGTGAAGGCGCTGGCTGACGCCGCGCGGGAGGGTGGCCTTGACTTTTAA
- the rpmD gene encoding 50S ribosomal protein L30 — protein MKIKLVRSVIGRPGNQVKTVQALGLRKIGDSREVSDTPAVRGMVKTVKHLLEVQE, from the coding sequence GTGAAGATCAAGCTCGTGCGCAGCGTGATCGGTCGACCGGGCAACCAGGTCAAGACCGTTCAGGCGCTGGGCCTCAGGAAGATCGGCGACAGCCGTGAAGTCAGCGACACCCCTGCCGTGCGCGGCATGGTGAAGACCGTCAAGCATCTGCTGGAGGTGCAGGAATGA
- a CDS encoding ABC transporter ATP-binding protein, whose protein sequence is MALLEIENLGVNYGAIQAVRGLSLEVQEGEVVTLIGANGAGKTTTLRAVSRMVRPVAGIIRFGGRDITRIPPDEAVKIGIAQSPEGRQVLARQSIQDNLELGAYVRSDRAGIQADLQRMYDRFPRLGERRTQLAGTLSGGEQQMLAIARALMSRPKLLLLDEPSLGLAPLIVREIFTIIRELNEQGMTILLVEQNAKLAMNASHRTYVLEAGQLTFSGVSSELVNDERVLHAYLGG, encoded by the coding sequence ATGGCGCTGCTGGAAATCGAGAACCTGGGCGTCAACTATGGCGCGATTCAGGCGGTGCGCGGTCTGAGCCTGGAAGTGCAGGAGGGCGAGGTGGTCACCTTGATCGGCGCCAATGGAGCCGGCAAGACCACCACCCTGCGCGCCGTCTCGCGGATGGTGCGGCCCGTCGCGGGCATCATTCGCTTCGGCGGGCGCGACATCACCCGCATTCCGCCTGACGAGGCCGTCAAAATCGGCATCGCACAGAGCCCCGAGGGGCGGCAGGTACTGGCGCGGCAGAGCATTCAGGACAACCTAGAACTCGGCGCGTATGTCCGGAGCGACCGCGCTGGTATTCAGGCCGACTTGCAGCGGATGTATGATCGCTTTCCGCGTCTGGGCGAGCGCCGCACCCAATTGGCCGGGACGCTCTCGGGCGGCGAACAGCAGATGCTTGCCATCGCCCGCGCCCTGATGAGTCGGCCCAAGCTGCTGCTGCTCGACGAACCGAGCCTGGGACTGGCCCCGCTGATCGTGCGTGAGATTTTCACCATCATCCGCGAACTCAACGAGCAGGGCATGACCATCCTGCTGGTCGAGCAAAACGCCAAGCTCGCCATGAATGCCAGCCACCGCACTTACGTGCTGGAAGCCGGGCAACTGACCTTCAGCGGCGTGAGCAGCGAACTCGTCAACGATGAGCGGGTGCTGCACGCTTATCTGGGCGGCTAG
- the sufB gene encoding Fe-S cluster assembly protein SufB has translation MTVNPEASQINKEYEYGWSDPEKYAIKAPKGLSREVVEMISKAKDEPQWMLDFRLKALDIFLSKPMPEWGADLSGLNLDEIYYYIKPEGFNARSWDDVPEDVKNTFERLGIPEAERAALAGVGAQYESEMVYHNLKEEWEKLGVVFLSIEDGMRQYPDLFREHFATIVPPEDNKFAAINSAVWSGGSFVYIPKGVKVDIPLQTYFRINAESSGQFERTLIIVDEGAQAHYIEGCTAPAYNADSFHSGVIEIVVKEGARFRYSTIQNWSHNVYNLVTQRAAVYGSGVMEWVDGNLGSKVTMKYPACYLLEDGARGEVLSIAMAGRGQHQDAGAKIVHFAPHTSGTIVSKSISKDSGRSSYRGLVKIYEGAKGSKTNVECDALLLDEEARTDTYPYIEIEEKDASVGHEATVSKINDEQILYLQSRGLSEDEAAGLIVRGFIEPIAKELPLEYAVELNRLIELEMEGSVG, from the coding sequence ATGACCGTCAATCCCGAAGCAAGCCAGATCAACAAAGAGTACGAATACGGCTGGAGCGACCCCGAGAAGTACGCCATCAAGGCGCCTAAGGGCCTGTCGCGCGAAGTCGTCGAGATGATTTCCAAGGCCAAGGACGAGCCGCAGTGGATGCTCGATTTCCGCCTCAAGGCGCTCGACATCTTCCTGAGCAAGCCGATGCCCGAGTGGGGCGCGGACCTCAGCGGCCTGAACCTCGACGAGATCTACTACTACATCAAGCCCGAAGGCTTCAACGCCCGCTCGTGGGACGACGTGCCCGAGGACGTGAAGAACACCTTCGAGCGCTTGGGCATTCCGGAAGCCGAACGCGCCGCGCTGGCCGGTGTGGGCGCGCAGTACGAGTCGGAAATGGTGTACCACAACCTCAAAGAGGAGTGGGAGAAGCTGGGCGTGGTGTTCCTGTCCATTGAGGACGGCATGCGCCAGTACCCTGACCTCTTCCGCGAGCACTTCGCCACCATCGTGCCGCCGGAAGACAACAAGTTTGCGGCCATCAACTCGGCGGTGTGGTCGGGCGGCTCCTTCGTCTACATCCCCAAGGGCGTCAAGGTGGACATCCCCTTGCAGACCTACTTCCGCATCAACGCGGAAAGCAGCGGCCAGTTCGAACGCACGCTGATTATTGTGGACGAGGGCGCGCAGGCCCACTACATCGAGGGCTGCACCGCTCCGGCGTACAACGCCGACTCGTTCCACTCGGGCGTGATTGAAATCGTGGTGAAGGAAGGCGCGCGCTTCCGCTACTCCACCATTCAGAACTGGAGCCACAACGTCTACAACCTCGTGACCCAGCGGGCCGCCGTGTACGGCAGCGGCGTGATGGAGTGGGTGGACGGCAACCTGGGCAGCAAGGTGACCATGAAGTACCCCGCCTGTTACCTGCTCGAAGACGGCGCACGCGGCGAAGTGCTGAGCATCGCCATGGCCGGACGCGGGCAGCACCAGGACGCGGGCGCGAAGATCGTCCACTTCGCCCCGCACACCAGCGGCACCATCGTGTCCAAGAGCATTTCCAAGGATTCGGGCCGCAGCTCTTACCGTGGCCTCGTGAAGATCTACGAAGGTGCGAAGGGCAGCAAGACCAACGTGGAATGTGACGCCCTGCTGCTGGATGAAGAAGCCCGCACCGACACCTATCCTTACATCGAAATTGAGGAAAAGGACGCCAGCGTGGGCCACGAGGCGACCGTCTCCAAAATCAACGACGAGCAGATCCTGTACCTGCAAAGCCGGGGCCTGAGCGAAGACGAAGCGGCGGGCCTGATCGTGCGCGGCTTCATCGAACCGATCGCCAAGGAACTGCCGCTGGAATACGCGGTGGAACTCAACCGCCTGATCGAGCTGGAAATGGAAGGTTCGGTGGGCTGA
- the rpsE gene encoding 30S ribosomal protein S5, with the protein MTFNRRNDRTESSEFEEKMLFVNRTSKTYQGGRRFRFAALVILGDRNGRVGMGIGKAKEVPVAIEKAKAVARKNMITVPVENGTIPHEIVGENSTSRVLLKPAGPGTGVIAGTVPRSIAELAGITNMLSKELGSRNKVNVAYAVFDGFKNLRTAKQVRNLRGTEVRPSLSSDSPAGRSATTEAGEGVADTGGMQ; encoded by the coding sequence TTGACTTTTAACCGTCGCAACGACCGTACGGAGAGCAGCGAGTTCGAAGAGAAGATGCTCTTCGTCAACCGCACCTCCAAGACCTACCAGGGCGGGCGCCGCTTCCGGTTCGCCGCGCTGGTGATCCTGGGCGACCGCAACGGCCGCGTGGGCATGGGGATTGGCAAGGCCAAGGAAGTGCCTGTCGCCATCGAAAAGGCGAAGGCGGTGGCCCGTAAGAACATGATCACCGTGCCGGTGGAAAACGGCACCATTCCCCACGAAATCGTGGGGGAAAACAGCACCAGCCGCGTGCTGCTCAAGCCCGCCGGCCCCGGTACCGGCGTGATCGCGGGCACCGTGCCCCGCTCGATCGCCGAACTCGCGGGCATCACCAACATGCTGTCCAAGGAACTCGGCAGCCGCAACAAGGTGAACGTGGCCTACGCCGTGTTCGACGGTTTCAAGAACCTGCGCACCGCCAAGCAGGTCCGCAACCTGCGTGGCACCGAAGTGCGCCCCAGCCTGAGCAGCGACTCGCCTGCCGGCCGCTCGGCCACCACCGAAGCGGGCGAAGGCGTGGCCGACACGGGAGGTATGCAGTGA
- a CDS encoding VOC family protein, producing the protein MKLNHINLGVSDVAQAVDIFGHFFGLRPARGMPVNEKMAFLHDDIGALLSVFWVSDVVYPRVFHIGFLQDTPEQVQAVHAELIGAGFQIPPPRENHGRLTFYFDAPFGVVIEVEAFLGEVKE; encoded by the coding sequence ATGAAACTCAACCACATCAACCTCGGTGTTTCGGATGTCGCGCAGGCGGTGGACATCTTCGGGCACTTCTTTGGCCTGCGCCCGGCCAGGGGGATGCCGGTTAATGAGAAGATGGCCTTCCTGCACGACGACATCGGCGCGCTGCTGTCAGTATTCTGGGTCAGCGACGTGGTGTACCCCAGGGTCTTTCACATCGGCTTCCTTCAGGACACGCCCGAGCAGGTGCAGGCCGTCCACGCCGAGCTGATCGGCGCGGGCTTTCAGATTCCGCCGCCCAGGGAAAACCACGGACGCCTGACTTTCTATTTCGATGCGCCGTTCGGCGTGGTGATCGAAGTGGAGGCGTTTCTGGGTGAGGTGAAGGAATGA
- a CDS encoding WGR domain-containing protein, with the protein MAKTYLEFSDPNGAEHKFYEVTVDGPELTIRYGRIGTDGQRSTKTFPDAAVAQAEADKKIREKRKKGYEDAVMGARQKRTVVRREVTETRSTTRQIAPVLWRFKTRSAAYGIFVDQNTAWVGNDSGEVFALTLSGEVDRSFRLPDGVKCLVSDQFRTFAGCDDGNVYDLSGKLPFMAYEVESKAALLWLDLHGGTLGVSDSGGGVYAFDAESDQQWGHTDDRASMGWMVRVDARGVYYGHSRGVGMFDRESGFPNWHRPTRGSVLFGWQEGNDLYAGTSANLIQRFTKAGEHVQDYQCDGSVLSCAASPGGEFVFAGDSGSAVYCFNRAGERLWKLGTGCASALSMQFAADKLYIVTTNGTLAAIDVSPAAIEAARQGTTPEVRDVKLAAAMPAQAPATELTVTRNASGGVLLRGVQEGSKVRIRPDDSRFHKDWNVQFPRNLRAADGLYVVDDLEDAGGFYRVVGDLRRLEN; encoded by the coding sequence ATGGCGAAAACTTATCTGGAGTTCTCCGACCCCAACGGCGCGGAGCATAAGTTTTACGAGGTGACGGTGGACGGTCCCGAGCTGACCATCCGTTACGGGCGCATCGGCACGGACGGTCAGCGCAGCACCAAGACCTTCCCCGACGCGGCGGTCGCACAGGCCGAAGCCGACAAGAAAATCAGAGAGAAGCGCAAAAAAGGCTACGAGGACGCCGTGATGGGCGCGCGTCAAAAGCGGACCGTCGTGCGCCGCGAGGTCACCGAGACGCGCAGCACCACCAGGCAGATTGCGCCGGTGTTGTGGCGCTTCAAGACCCGCAGCGCCGCCTACGGCATCTTCGTGGATCAGAACACGGCCTGGGTGGGGAACGACTCCGGCGAGGTCTTCGCACTGACGCTCTCGGGCGAGGTCGACCGCTCGTTCCGTTTGCCGGACGGCGTCAAATGTCTCGTGAGCGACCAGTTCCGCACGTTCGCAGGTTGCGACGACGGCAACGTGTACGACCTGAGCGGCAAGCTCCCCTTCATGGCCTATGAAGTCGAGAGCAAGGCAGCCCTGCTGTGGCTCGACCTGCACGGCGGCACCCTGGGCGTGTCCGACAGCGGGGGCGGGGTGTACGCTTTCGATGCCGAGAGCGACCAGCAGTGGGGCCACACGGACGACCGGGCCAGCATGGGCTGGATGGTGCGCGTGGACGCTCGGGGCGTGTACTACGGTCACTCGCGCGGCGTGGGCATGTTCGACCGGGAAAGCGGTTTCCCGAACTGGCACCGGCCGACGCGGGGCAGCGTGCTGTTCGGCTGGCAGGAGGGCAACGACCTGTACGCCGGAACCAGCGCGAACCTCATTCAGCGCTTCACGAAGGCCGGGGAGCACGTGCAGGACTATCAATGCGACGGCAGCGTGCTCTCGTGCGCCGCCAGTCCCGGCGGGGAGTTCGTGTTTGCAGGCGACAGCGGCAGCGCCGTGTACTGTTTCAACCGCGCCGGCGAGCGTCTGTGGAAACTGGGAACCGGCTGCGCCTCGGCCCTGAGCATGCAATTCGCCGCCGACAAGCTCTACATCGTGACCACGAACGGCACGCTCGCCGCCATCGATGTGAGCCCGGCAGCCATCGAAGCCGCCAGGCAGGGCACGACGCCAGAGGTCCGTGACGTGAAGCTGGCCGCAGCCATGCCGGCCCAAGCACCCGCCACCGAACTGACCGTCACCCGGAACGCCAGCGGCGGCGTGCTGCTGCGCGGCGTGCAGGAAGGCAGCAAGGTCCGTATTCGCCCCGACGACTCACGCTTTCATAAAGACTGGAACGTGCAGTTCCCCCGCAATCTGCGCGCAGCAGACGGACTCTACGTGGTGGACGACCTGGAGGACGCGGGCGGCTTCTACCGTGTGGTGGGCGATCTCCGACGCCTGGAAAACTGA
- the rpsN gene encoding 30S ribosomal protein S14, with protein MANKSKLAKQKQREKTVEKYAAKRAELKAAGDYYGLTQLPRDASPTRLHNRCEFTGRPRGYVRFFGVSRIVLREMAHRGELPGVKKASW; from the coding sequence ATGGCGAACAAGAGCAAGCTTGCCAAGCAAAAGCAGCGCGAAAAGACGGTGGAGAAATACGCCGCCAAGCGCGCCGAGCTGAAGGCTGCGGGCGACTACTACGGTCTGACCCAGCTTCCGCGCGACGCCAGCCCCACCCGGCTGCACAACCGCTGCGAGTTCACGGGCCGCCCCCGTGGTTACGTCCGCTTCTTCGGCGTGAGCCGCATCGTGCTGCGCGAAATGGCGCACCGCGGCGAACTGCCCGGCGTCAAGAAAGCCAGCTGGTAA
- a CDS encoding type II toxin-antitoxin system VapC family toxin — protein sequence MLALDTNILIALQKLEPAAFGHDRQALMTVPVVIPSVVRYEARRSLLAPQYARRLAQLDQLLSGHATLDFDQQAADIAADIYHQLCTTGQLIDEADLMIAALSIQHGAALVTRNTSHFQRIPGLTLLDWL from the coding sequence ATGCTGGCGCTGGATACCAACATCCTGATTGCGCTGCAAAAGCTGGAACCGGCGGCGTTTGGGCATGATCGGCAGGCCCTGATGACTGTGCCGGTCGTGATTCCAAGCGTGGTGCGCTACGAAGCGCGGCGCAGTCTACTGGCACCGCAGTATGCGCGGCGTTTGGCACAGCTTGACCAGCTCCTTTCAGGACATGCCACTCTGGACTTTGATCAGCAGGCTGCCGACATCGCCGCAGATATTTACCACCAACTCTGTACCACCGGCCAGCTCATTGACGAAGCCGATTTGATGATTGCGGCCCTCAGCATTCAGCACGGCGCCGCCCTTGTCACTCGTAATACCAGCCATTTTCAGCGCATTCCGGGGTTGACGCTGCTGGACTGGCTTTAA